One Stenotrophomonas sp. SAU14A_NAIMI4_5 DNA segment encodes these proteins:
- a CDS encoding M13 family metallopeptidase codes for MPNFRPLAVALGISLATLVPTHDAFAAKKKAVRAPAVSAQCSDFYDATNADWLKANPVPQSGAATALGQLVDRSRQQQRELLDASMKAPQGNVQKLLGDFWASGLDEAAVEADGSNPIAPLLTRINAIKKAKDVPASIAALHQVGIPVAFNFGPDVDLKALDRHIGYFMQGGMGLPDPAFYTRTDADTVALMGRYRNYVKQILALTGTPAAKLDAESQSVIELETELARNAQSLAGINNPFNNYAPISTKDLNSRYRNLQLDAFLKAQGVNDDLVSLADPGLFKQLDTMVTKLKPEQWKAYLRWRVGDSMAPYLSKAYRDAEFEFRGRVLRGETLPAQRWENVLDAINVAAGPMVGREYAARYLSAEDRRQAAWIVDKVREVQIEAVKNNTWMSAEAKAEAQAKLAALKIEIGTPLRDLDYSVQPMGRGSFGGNMLIASTWRHREEMKRIGKGNADRRWDVLPQQPSLAYDLAQNRLIVTAAILQGPVFNAKADAADKFGSFGGLVGHELNRAIDAKGALVDAKGELRSWWTPADKTAWSLLGSRVAAQYGAYDFPGVKGAKVNGTLTQEENLADIAGLELAWAAYTAQEPKATPAQQQGFFRAWAALWPQQLSPNEAARRLTADIRAPGRWRTNGPLSNLPAFGATFSCKAGQPMQRTDAEQIKVWR; via the coding sequence ACCCTGGTCCCGACCCACGATGCGTTCGCTGCCAAGAAGAAGGCCGTGCGCGCCCCGGCCGTCAGCGCCCAGTGCAGCGATTTCTACGATGCCACCAACGCGGACTGGCTGAAGGCCAACCCGGTGCCGCAGTCCGGCGCCGCCACCGCGCTGGGCCAGCTGGTCGACCGCAGCCGCCAGCAGCAGCGTGAACTGCTGGACGCCTCGATGAAGGCGCCGCAGGGCAACGTGCAGAAGCTGCTGGGCGACTTCTGGGCCAGCGGCCTGGACGAAGCCGCAGTGGAAGCCGATGGCTCCAACCCGATCGCCCCGCTGCTTACCCGCATCAACGCGATCAAGAAGGCCAAGGACGTCCCGGCCTCGATCGCCGCACTGCACCAGGTCGGCATCCCGGTGGCCTTCAACTTCGGCCCGGACGTGGACCTGAAGGCGCTGGACCGCCACATCGGCTACTTCATGCAGGGCGGCATGGGCCTGCCCGACCCGGCGTTCTACACCCGTACCGACGCCGACACCGTGGCCCTGATGGGCCGCTACCGCAACTACGTCAAGCAGATCCTGGCCCTGACCGGTACCCCGGCGGCCAAGCTGGATGCCGAGTCGCAGTCGGTGATCGAACTGGAAACCGAACTGGCCCGCAACGCGCAGTCGCTGGCCGGCATCAACAACCCGTTCAACAACTACGCGCCGATCTCGACCAAGGATCTCAACAGCCGCTACCGCAACCTGCAGCTGGATGCCTTCCTGAAGGCGCAGGGCGTGAACGACGACCTGGTCTCGCTGGCCGACCCGGGCCTTTTCAAGCAGCTCGACACGATGGTCACCAAGCTCAAGCCGGAACAGTGGAAGGCCTACCTGCGCTGGCGCGTGGGCGACTCGATGGCGCCGTACCTGTCCAAGGCCTACCGTGACGCCGAGTTCGAATTCCGCGGCCGCGTGCTGCGCGGTGAGACCCTGCCCGCGCAGCGCTGGGAAAACGTGCTGGACGCCATCAACGTGGCCGCTGGCCCGATGGTCGGCCGCGAGTATGCCGCCCGCTACCTGTCCGCCGAAGATCGACGCCAGGCGGCGTGGATCGTCGACAAGGTGCGCGAAGTGCAGATCGAGGCCGTCAAGAACAACACCTGGATGAGCGCCGAGGCCAAGGCCGAAGCACAGGCCAAGCTGGCCGCACTGAAGATCGAGATCGGCACCCCGCTGCGCGACCTGGATTACAGCGTGCAGCCGATGGGCCGTGGCTCGTTCGGTGGCAACATGCTGATCGCTTCGACCTGGCGCCATCGCGAGGAAATGAAGCGCATCGGCAAGGGCAACGCCGACCGTCGCTGGGACGTGCTGCCGCAGCAGCCGTCGCTGGCCTACGACCTGGCGCAGAACCGCCTGATCGTCACTGCCGCGATCCTGCAGGGCCCGGTGTTCAACGCCAAGGCCGACGCCGCCGACAAGTTCGGCAGCTTCGGTGGCCTGGTCGGCCACGAACTGAACCGTGCCATCGACGCCAAGGGCGCCCTGGTCGATGCCAAGGGTGAACTGCGCAGCTGGTGGACCCCGGCCGACAAGACCGCCTGGTCCCTGCTCGGCAGCCGCGTGGCCGCGCAGTACGGTGCCTACGACTTCCCGGGCGTGAAGGGTGCAAAGGTCAACGGCACGCTGACCCAGGAAGAGAACCTGGCCGACATCGCCGGCCTGGAACTGGCCTGGGCGGCGTACACCGCGCAGGAACCGAAGGCCACGCCGGCGCAGCAGCAGGGCTTCTTCCGCGCCTGGGCCGCCCTGTGGCCGCAGCAGCTGTCGCCGAACGAGGCCGCACGCCGCCTGACCGCCGACATCCGTGCACCGGGTCGCTGGCGCACCAACGGCCCGCTGTCGAACCTGCCGGCCTTCGGCGCGACCTTCAGCTGCAAGGCCGGCCAGCCGATGCAGCGCACCGACGCCGAGCAGATCAAGGTCTGGCGCTGA